The proteins below come from a single Crossiella sp. CA-258035 genomic window:
- a CDS encoding cytochrome P450 has protein sequence MVSPFAPNDPAFIADPYPRFAQLRAEGEVHWHPELGLAVAVSHSACSALLRHRALGRVWQDACPVDSFAAFNLLHRNSLLENEPPKHTRLRRLVATAFARGHTERLRPWVNTLADQLVDTLAARIAVDEQADLLKTVAEPLPVEVIAELLGVPAPDRHLLLPWSHTIVKMYEYGLAEDRRQAAEQASAEFVAYLRELIGHRRANPGEDLVSDLVSVADTDGERLTSDELVATAVLLLMAGHEATVNVVGNGVLALMRHRDQWDRLVAEPELLPSAAEELIRYDSPLQLFERTATAEVEIAGHHLQPGDKIAALLGAAARDPEVFTDPDRLDLGRSPNPHLGFGAGIHYCLGAPLARVEVTAILDALRRRLPTLELAGEPERRAEFVIRGLRTLPVTA, from the coding sequence ATCGTGTCTCCCTTTGCTCCGAACGATCCGGCGTTCATCGCCGACCCGTACCCGCGGTTCGCGCAGCTGCGGGCGGAGGGAGAGGTGCACTGGCACCCTGAGCTGGGCCTGGCGGTCGCGGTCTCGCACTCGGCCTGCTCCGCGCTGCTGCGGCACCGCGCGCTGGGCCGGGTGTGGCAGGACGCCTGCCCGGTGGACAGCTTCGCCGCGTTCAACCTGCTGCACCGCAACTCGCTGCTGGAGAACGAGCCGCCCAAGCACACCAGGCTGCGCAGGCTGGTGGCCACCGCCTTCGCCCGCGGTCACACCGAGCGGCTGCGCCCGTGGGTGAACACCCTGGCCGACCAGCTGGTGGACACCCTGGCCGCGCGGATCGCGGTGGACGAGCAGGCCGACCTGCTCAAGACGGTGGCCGAGCCGCTGCCGGTGGAGGTGATCGCCGAGCTGCTCGGCGTGCCCGCGCCGGACCGGCACCTGCTGCTGCCCTGGTCGCACACGATCGTGAAGATGTACGAGTACGGCCTGGCCGAGGACCGCCGCCAGGCCGCGGAGCAGGCGTCGGCGGAGTTCGTCGCCTACCTGCGCGAGCTGATCGGCCACCGCCGGGCCAACCCGGGCGAGGACCTGGTCAGCGACCTGGTCTCGGTGGCCGACACCGACGGCGAGCGGCTGACCTCCGACGAGCTGGTGGCCACCGCGGTGCTGCTGCTGATGGCCGGGCACGAGGCCACCGTGAACGTGGTCGGCAACGGCGTGCTGGCCCTGATGCGCCACCGCGACCAGTGGGACCGCCTGGTCGCCGAACCCGAGCTGCTGCCCAGCGCCGCCGAGGAGCTCATCCGCTACGACTCCCCGCTGCAACTCTTCGAGCGCACCGCCACCGCCGAGGTGGAGATCGCCGGCCACCACCTCCAGCCCGGCGACAAGATCGCCGCCCTGCTCGGCGCCGCCGCCCGCGACCCCGAGGTCTTCACCGACCCGGACCGCCTGGACCTGGGCCGCTCCCCCAACCCGCACCTGGGCTTCGGCGCAGGCATCCACTACTGCCTGGGCGCGCCACTGGCCAGGGTCGAGGTCACCGCGATCCTGGACGCCCTGCGCAGACGACTGCCAACCCTGGAGCTGGCCGGAGAGCCGGAACGCCGCGCCGAGTTCGTGATCCGCGGCCTGCGCACCCTGCCGGTGACGGCCTAG
- a CDS encoding DUF5926 family protein — protein sequence MAKRTAAKRKNQAAEGGIGPRQPCPCGSGKRYKACHGGSAADVMVIRPFEGLAAEPELIALREFVPSATAALPLAEAGARPVTVATVLPMAAAALVRTDGAAFIGLQVQTRTGDISGDLARALRWAQTAEPGNALSVAPAAAEGETLRLQDLLVPDARLEVELHADFSWWIPADAEQTGDVALSLERANAAIMPTEPVVAEGVHAAYWVDAGDKAHVRWVRPEQEERLLAALARLAVRGEHDLGEGSRYAGSFRAHGLLVPVWDVDREQHSKEWAQPASALGERLTSALASLDEEPLSEAERRSRDGLRGRQVTLR from the coding sequence ATGGCCAAGCGCACCGCGGCCAAGCGCAAGAACCAAGCCGCCGAGGGTGGCATCGGGCCGCGTCAGCCCTGTCCGTGCGGCTCCGGCAAGCGGTACAAGGCCTGCCACGGCGGTTCGGCCGCCGATGTGATGGTCATCCGGCCGTTCGAGGGCCTGGCCGCCGAGCCGGAGCTGATCGCGCTGCGTGAGTTCGTGCCCTCGGCCACCGCGGCGCTGCCGCTGGCCGAAGCAGGCGCCCGCCCGGTCACCGTGGCCACCGTGCTGCCGATGGCCGCCGCCGCACTGGTCCGCACCGACGGCGCCGCCTTCATCGGCCTCCAGGTGCAGACCCGCACCGGTGACATCAGCGGCGACCTGGCCCGCGCGCTGCGCTGGGCGCAGACCGCGGAGCCGGGCAACGCGCTGTCGGTGGCCCCGGCCGCGGCCGAGGGCGAGACCCTGCGCCTGCAGGACCTGCTGGTGCCGGACGCGCGCCTGGAGGTCGAGTTGCACGCCGACTTCTCCTGGTGGATCCCGGCCGACGCCGAGCAGACCGGCGACGTGGCGCTGTCCCTGGAACGGGCCAACGCGGCGATCATGCCCACCGAGCCGGTGGTGGCCGAGGGCGTGCACGCGGCCTACTGGGTGGACGCCGGGGACAAGGCGCACGTGCGCTGGGTCCGGCCGGAGCAGGAGGAGCGGCTGCTGGCCGCGCTGGCCCGGCTGGCCGTGCGCGGCGAGCACGACCTGGGCGAGGGCTCCCGCTACGCGGGCTCCTTCCGCGCGCACGGCCTGCTGGTGCCGGTGTGGGACGTGGACCGCGAGCAGCACTCCAAGGAGTGGGCGCAGCCGGCTTCCGCCCTCGGTGAGCGGCTGACCAGCGCACTCGCCTCCCTGGACGAGGAGCCGCTGTCCGAGGCCGAGCGCCGTTCCCGGGACGGCCTGCGCGGTCGTCAGGTAACGCTCCGGTAA
- a CDS encoding DUF485 domain-containing protein encodes MSITERPQTGGAPDPEVWSAVQSGPDFTELRRRLRRFVFPMTVLFLSWYLVYVLLADYAHGFMSTKLAGNITVGLVLGLLQFVSTFLITTLYVRHANKHLDPAAERIREQIEGGDK; translated from the coding sequence GTGAGCATCACCGAGCGGCCGCAGACGGGCGGAGCGCCAGACCCGGAAGTCTGGAGCGCTGTCCAGTCCGGCCCTGACTTCACCGAACTGCGCAGGCGGCTACGCAGGTTCGTGTTCCCGATGACCGTGCTGTTCCTCAGCTGGTACCTGGTGTACGTGCTGCTGGCCGACTACGCGCACGGGTTCATGAGCACCAAGCTGGCCGGCAACATCACCGTCGGCCTCGTGCTGGGCCTGCTCCAGTTCGTGTCCACCTTCCTGATCACCACCCTCTACGTCCGGCACGCCAACAAGCACCTGGACCCGGCGGCCGAGCGGATCAGGGAACAGATCGAAGGGGGCGACAAGTGA
- a CDS encoding rhodanese-like domain-containing protein — translation MAAHEVPQDAYLLDVREDDEWSAGHAEGAKHIPMGQLVERLDELPSDGLVHVVCRSGGRSARVTAYLNQNGWDAVNVDGGMQHWQAAGRPLVGESGAEPTVI, via the coding sequence GTGGCAGCGCACGAGGTCCCGCAGGACGCCTACCTGCTCGACGTCCGCGAGGACGACGAGTGGAGCGCAGGGCACGCCGAGGGCGCCAAGCACATCCCCATGGGCCAGCTGGTGGAACGACTCGACGAGCTGCCCAGTGACGGGCTGGTGCACGTGGTCTGCCGCAGCGGCGGCCGCTCCGCCAGGGTCACCGCCTACCTCAACCAGAACGGCTGGGACGCGGTCAACGTCGACGGCGGCATGCAGCACTGGCAGGCCGCGGGCCGTCCGCTGGTCGGCGAGTCCGGCGCCGAGCCGACGGTGATCTGA
- a CDS encoding SigE family RNA polymerase sigma factor → MARRDDGFAEFFAARFDAARRIGYALCANWSEAEELAQTAFVRVYARWPKVHRETADAYLRTVLTRAFLDTKRRGRAREHAVAEVPDQPVEADHGAAEERAALTAALQQVPPRQRAVLVLRFIQDLSVEQVAEALGCTTGTVKSQTARGLQTLRAAYHAANGTDGAPGSGQTPPPLLSAGR, encoded by the coding sequence TTGGCGCGACGCGATGACGGCTTCGCCGAGTTCTTCGCCGCTCGGTTCGACGCGGCGCGGCGGATCGGGTACGCGCTGTGCGCGAACTGGTCGGAGGCCGAGGAACTGGCGCAGACCGCGTTCGTGCGGGTCTACGCCCGCTGGCCCAAGGTGCACCGGGAAACCGCGGACGCCTACCTGCGCACCGTGCTCACCAGGGCCTTCCTGGACACCAAGCGGCGGGGCAGGGCGCGCGAGCACGCGGTGGCCGAGGTGCCGGACCAGCCGGTGGAGGCCGACCACGGCGCGGCCGAGGAGCGCGCGGCGCTCACCGCCGCCCTGCAACAGGTGCCGCCCCGCCAGCGCGCGGTGCTGGTGCTCCGGTTCATCCAGGACCTCTCGGTCGAGCAGGTGGCCGAGGCGCTGGGCTGCACCACCGGCACCGTGAAGAGCCAGACCGCACGTGGACTGCAGACGTTGCGGGCCGCCTACCATGCCGCCAACGGCACGGACGGGGCGCCCGGATCAGGCCAGACCCCGCCGCCGCTGTTGTCGGCAGGGCGCTGA
- a CDS encoding cation acetate symporter, whose product MSAPTAVLAQGEATGSPVLNISIFAGFVVITLIVVFRASKNTKSAADYYAAGRAFTGPQNGIAIAGDYLSAASFLGIAGAIAIYGYDGFLYSIGFLVAWLVALLLVAELLRNTGKYTMADVLSFRMKQKPVRTAAALSTLAVSFFYLLAQMAGAGGLVALLLGITDSWGQAIVIAIVGALMILYVLIGGMKGTTWVQIIKAVLLIVGAGVMTLWVLGMYGFNLSALLGAAVENSPKVGEKLLGPGLQYGKSGLTQLDFVSLGLALVLGTAGLPHILMRFYTVPTAKEARRSVVWSIWLIGIFYLFTLVLGYGAAALVGPDRILAAPGKANSAAPLLAFEIGGTLLLGFIAAVAFATILAVVAGLTITASASFAHDIYANVIKNGQVDDKNAEVKVARRTAVVIGIVSILGGILANGQNIAFLVALAFAVAASANLPTILYSLFWKRFNTTGALWSIYGGLGSTVLLIAFSPVVSGRANSMITGVDFHLFPLDNPGIVSIPLAFLLGYLGTVFSKDPGNDAKYAEMEVRALTGAGAEKATQH is encoded by the coding sequence GTGAGCGCGCCGACAGCGGTACTGGCCCAGGGCGAGGCCACCGGCTCGCCCGTGCTCAACATCAGCATCTTCGCCGGGTTCGTGGTGATCACGCTGATCGTGGTGTTCCGGGCGAGCAAGAACACCAAGTCCGCCGCGGACTACTACGCCGCGGGGCGGGCCTTCACCGGGCCGCAGAACGGCATCGCGATCGCCGGTGACTACCTCTCCGCCGCCTCCTTCCTGGGCATCGCGGGCGCCATCGCGATCTACGGCTACGACGGCTTCCTGTACTCCATCGGCTTCCTGGTGGCCTGGCTGGTGGCGCTGCTGCTGGTCGCCGAGCTGCTGCGCAACACCGGCAAGTACACGATGGCCGACGTGCTCAGCTTCCGGATGAAGCAGAAGCCGGTGCGCACCGCGGCCGCGCTGTCCACGCTGGCGGTGTCCTTCTTCTACCTGCTGGCGCAGATGGCGGGCGCGGGCGGACTGGTCGCGCTGCTGCTGGGCATCACCGACAGCTGGGGCCAGGCCATCGTGATCGCCATCGTGGGCGCGCTGATGATCCTGTACGTGCTGATCGGCGGCATGAAGGGCACCACCTGGGTGCAGATCATCAAGGCGGTGCTGCTGATCGTCGGCGCCGGCGTGATGACCCTGTGGGTGCTGGGCATGTACGGCTTCAACCTCTCCGCGCTGCTCGGCGCGGCGGTGGAGAACAGCCCCAAGGTCGGCGAGAAGCTGCTCGGCCCCGGCCTGCAGTACGGCAAGAGCGGGCTGACCCAGCTCGACTTCGTCTCCCTCGGCCTGGCCCTGGTGCTGGGCACCGCGGGCCTGCCGCACATCCTGATGCGCTTCTACACCGTGCCCACGGCCAAGGAGGCCCGCCGCTCGGTGGTCTGGTCGATCTGGCTGATCGGCATCTTCTACCTGTTCACCCTGGTGCTGGGCTACGGCGCGGCCGCGCTGGTTGGACCCGACCGGATCCTGGCGGCGCCGGGCAAGGCGAACTCGGCGGCCCCGCTGCTGGCCTTCGAGATCGGCGGCACGCTGCTGCTCGGCTTCATCGCCGCGGTCGCCTTCGCCACCATCCTGGCGGTGGTGGCCGGGCTGACCATCACGGCCTCGGCCTCCTTCGCGCACGACATCTACGCGAACGTGATCAAGAACGGCCAGGTGGACGACAAGAACGCCGAGGTCAAGGTGGCCCGGCGGACCGCGGTGGTGATCGGCATCGTGTCGATCCTCGGCGGCATCCTGGCCAACGGGCAGAACATCGCCTTCCTGGTCGCGCTGGCCTTCGCGGTGGCGGCCTCGGCGAACCTGCCGACCATCCTGTACTCGCTGTTCTGGAAGCGGTTCAACACCACCGGCGCGCTGTGGAGCATCTACGGCGGCCTGGGCAGCACGGTGTTGCTGATCGCGTTCTCGCCGGTGGTCTCCGGCCGGGCCAACTCGATGATCACCGGGGTGGACTTCCACCTGTTCCCGTTGGACAACCCCGGCATCGTCTCCATCCCGCTGGCGTTCCTGCTCGGCTACCTGGGCACGGTCTTCAGCAAGGACCCCGGAAACGACGCCAAGTACGCCGAGATGGAGGTCCGCGCGCTCACCGGCGCGGGCGCCGAGAAGGCCACCCAGCACTGA
- a CDS encoding DUF4328 domain-containing protein has translation MQPMRVDWVASPPVPLRPYRPRRPEPHYSGPPAYPAPPRWGFPALTWRWPTAVPGADKPVAQPVDRMRALAGSALPLFWITGAAAAFTAAAELLRYILLLVSRNAVLPAGLLHTSDALVVTGGVITPVSAALAALVGILWLLRARQVAGELTGTRPDRPNWQVVAGLLIPGVNLLLPGATLAELEHTILEKPPAERPKPSRELSQWWLIWAVSLLVSGITLLWSLRTGVQAQADGVLWHLAADALLALVAIRSARLLKRYNALLAPVNPATVRRFELISVRGAELPLLPRRERPKDAVR, from the coding sequence ATGCAGCCGATGCGGGTGGACTGGGTCGCCAGTCCACCGGTTCCGCTGCGCCCGTACCGCCCGCGCAGGCCCGAGCCGCACTACTCCGGCCCGCCCGCCTACCCGGCCCCGCCACGCTGGGGCTTCCCCGCGCTGACCTGGCGCTGGCCAACCGCGGTGCCCGGCGCGGACAAGCCGGTCGCCCAGCCGGTGGACCGGATGCGCGCGCTGGCCGGCAGCGCGCTGCCGCTGTTCTGGATCACCGGCGCGGCCGCCGCGTTCACCGCCGCGGCCGAGCTGCTGCGCTACATCCTGCTGCTGGTCAGCCGGAACGCGGTGCTGCCAGCTGGACTGCTGCACACCTCGGACGCCCTGGTGGTCACCGGCGGCGTGATCACCCCGGTCAGCGCCGCACTGGCCGCACTGGTCGGCATCCTGTGGCTGCTGCGCGCCCGCCAGGTCGCAGGCGAGCTCACCGGCACCCGCCCGGACCGGCCGAACTGGCAGGTCGTGGCCGGCCTGCTGATCCCAGGCGTCAACCTGCTGCTGCCCGGCGCCACCCTGGCCGAGCTGGAACACACCATCCTGGAGAAGCCGCCTGCCGAGCGGCCCAAGCCCTCCCGCGAGCTGTCCCAGTGGTGGCTCATCTGGGCGGTCAGCCTGCTGGTCTCCGGCATCACCCTGCTCTGGTCACTGCGCACCGGCGTGCAGGCCCAGGCCGACGGCGTGCTCTGGCACCTGGCCGCCGACGCCCTGCTGGCGCTGGTGGCCATCCGCTCGGCCCGGCTGCTCAAGCGCTACAACGCGCTGCTGGCTCCGGTGAACCCGGCGACGGTGCGGCGGTTTGAGCTGATCAGCGTGCGGGGCGCGGAACTGCCGTTGCTACCGCGCCGGGAACGTCCGAAGGACGCCGTGCGCTAG